The genomic DNA ACAAATGGGCCACcatttaaaagggaaatgaaCAGGCTTTCCAACGGTATAAAATGTATTGCCAAGAAGCATTGTTACAACAGAGAAATAATCTACCAAACACAAATTTCcgaactttttgttttatgtttatatacagtaccagtcaaaagtttggacacaccttctcattcaactactttgaagaatgtaaaatataaaacatattctggtttgttgagcatttgtttgtttaccacataattccatatgtgttccttcatagtgtggatgtcttcaatattaatcgacaatgtagaaaaaaataaaaataaaaataaataaaaaccattgaatgagaaggtgtgtccaaacttttgactggtactgtatataaaatatatatatatatagaataaaaacatttatataaaattaaataaataaaaaaataaatatatatataaaataaatatatgtataaaaaaatatatatatatgaaaataaaataatatatatagatatatataaataaattatatatgtaaaatatatatataaaatttaaaatatttatgtataaaatgttaaatatatgtatataatatattaaaatatattatattaaaataaaaatataaaaaataaaaataattattgttatatcattcaatggtttaaagaaaaaccattgaatgagaatgaCCATGTGATTCAAActcatttagtttaatttaccCATTTATACATCTAAGCAGTTGTTTATTCATGCAGTTGTTTTCAGTAACTGCAtcgttgttgttttctttctttgttatttattaaagtcAATGCGCTGCTCTTGTTCCTCTCAAGAgagacttttattctgaaggctGTTGTCACGTGATTTGGAGAACCCGGAAGAGAATCGACCAAAACCCGGAAATAAACATGGCGGCCACGTGACCTGAGTCCAGCTGACGGGAGACGTCACACAGCTAAGAGACGGTTTCACCTCAAATATCCTGTGCTACCAGAGCTAGCCTGTGCTACCAGAGCTAGCCTGTGCTACCAGAGCTAGCCtgtgctaacagagctagccTGTGCTACCAGAGCTAGCCTGTGCTACCAGAGCTAGCCtgtgctaacagagctagcctgtgctaacagagctaacaggaTTAAACACCTGTGGAGAGGGAGATGACGTCACACTGACGTCACTTCACTGCGTCACCTGAAAAGGTAAacaagtattgtactttttattatttattgtaattttattgtgctttttattatttattgtgcttttaattatttattgtgctttttattatttattgtaatttttattatgtattgtactttttattatttattgtactttttattatttattgtactttttattatttattgtactttttattatttattgtactttttttattgtactttttattatttatttacttttattgtactttttattatttattgtacttttattgtgctttttattatttattgtgcttttaattatttattgtactttttattattttttgtaatttttattatttattctaatttttattatttattgattttttttttaatttattgtattgtttttattatttattgtactttttattatttttattatttattgtactttttattatttattgtactttttattatttattgtactttttattatttattgtaatttttgtattatttattgtactttttttatttattgtaatttttattatttattgtactttttttattatttattgtaatttttattatttattgtactttttattatttattgtactttttattatttattgtatttttattatttattgtactttttattatttattgtaatttttttatttattgtacttttaattatttattgtactttttattatttattgtgcttttaattatttattgtgctttttattatttattgtactttttattatttattgtactttttattatttattattttttattatttattgtacttttaattatttattgtactttttattatttattgtactttttattatttattgtactttttattatttattgtattttattgtactttttattatttattgtacttttactgtgctttttattatttattgtaattttattgtactttttattattatttattgtgctttttattatttattgtgcttttaattatttattgtgctttttattatttattgtactttttattatttattgtactttttatttttattatttattatttattgtattttttattatttattgtacttttattgtactttttttatttattttactttttattatttattgtactttttattattttattatttattgtgctttttattatttattgtgcttttaattatttattgtgctttttattatttattgtactttttattatttattgtgctttttattatttattatactttttattatttattgtacttttaattatttattgtacttttattatttattgtttttttatttttattatttattgtactttttatttactttttttattgtaattttattgtactttttattatttattgtacttttattgtgctttttattatttattgtaattttattgtactttttatttttattattttattgtaattttatttaatttttattaatttattttattgtactttttattatttattgtactttttattatttattgtactttttattatttattgtactttttattatttattgtactttttattatttattgtatttttatttttatttactttttattatttattttttttatttattgtaatttttattatttattgtactttttattatttattgtacttttaattatttattgtactttttattatttattgtactttttattatttattgtacttttaattatttattgtacttttttatttattattattatttattgtaatttttattatttattaattttttattatttattgtaatttctttttattatttattgtactttttattatttattgtactttttattatttattgtatttttattatttattgtactttttattatttattgtaatttttattatttattgtactttttattatttattgtactttttattatttattgtactttttattatttattgtactttttattatttattgtaatttttattatttattgtacttttaattatttattgtaatttttattatttattgtaatttttattatttattgtactttttattatttattgtatttttattatgtattgtactttttattatttattgtaatttttattatttattgtactttttattatttattgtacttttaattatttattgtactttttattatgtattgtacttttagttatttattgtactttttattatttattgtaatttttattatttattgtacttttattattttattgtactttttattatttattgtacttttttattatttattgtacttttattatttttttatttatttacttttttatttattgtacttttaattatttattgtactttttattatgtattgtactttttattatttattgtatttttattattttttactttttattatttattgtaatttttttattatttacttttagttatttattgtactttttgttatttattgtaatttttattatttattgtaatttttttatttattgtattgtactttttattatttattgtactttttattatttatttacttttttctttttattatttattgtactttttattatttattgtaatttttattatttattgtactttttattatttattgtactttttaattatttattgtactttttattatttattgtactttttattatttattgtacttttaattatttattgtaatttttattatttattgtaatttttattatttattgtactttttattatgtattgtacttttattatttattgtactttttattatttattgtactttttactgtactacacctcagaggtacatattgtactttttactgtactacatctcagaggtacatattgtactttttagcAGGAATATTAATCCATAAACTTCAGATATAATTGGAAAACAACTGATCATctacttttcacatttttggtacattttactgataatactaATGTTcatacttttactaaagtaagcTTCTGGATGcaggagtatatatatatatatatatgaacgtTTGTTTATGTTATGTATGGCTTCAACCAAATATATTCTCATTatcaatatatatgtgtatattgtcatatatatatatacaagaaCGTTTGTTTACGTTATGTGTATGGCTTCAACCAAAGATTATTCTCATTATCAATATATCTGCACATTATTGTCATGATAAAGAATATTACTATATAACGCCAAAGGGTGCAGGTTGTAAAAAAACCAAACGAAGTTACTCTGAGAGTGTTTTCATCTGTCACCATCTGTTGTGTTTTACCCAGGATGCTCCAGGGGCCGTACGGCAGCCTggaccgggaccgggaccgCCCCCTCATCCGGCTCCCTTTCACCAGCTTCGCTGTGGGGACGGTGCTGCTCCCTCTGACCGGCTTCATCGCCTGCATCTTCATTTCACTCGTGTACCACTTTGAGGACGcgacatacacacactgtcatgTAAGTCGTCgcctggtaaaaaaaaaatacactctGATGTGGAAATCATAACGTTGCATCTGGGCTCTAAATGTTGAGTTAGTGTCTCTGACGGTTTAAACTGTGATGAGTTCAGCTGATAACCCTAGAATAACCTTCTGTTTCGACTGTGACgtctgaagaagagctttgaCAAAAGTCCAGCTCGTTCtaggatgcttttattgtgaaactcttgacactgaaacagtTAGCTGTTCATGTTTAGATCTAAACTTCCAGTTTCTTTGACCAATGATGCTGATTTATTCTCTTCTGATTCAAAGaagatctttgtctctttcgtTTGAACCGTTAAGCGTTTTGTTgtcatctactaaactaaataatatCTTTGAATAAAGAGACTTtccacaaaataaaagacattgaGTCGCCCTGTCAGACATTATTCAAGCTTATGACTGGAGATAACTGACTTCTGACCCGTATAGCACAATATAAaaaggagcaaatataacttttagagatcccgATCATGTTTTCTGCTTCCGATACTAATTGCTGATCATTGATcatccatattgtcagatacaactccttttgttgtttgattatagcagctggtctacaaagATCCTGgctatatttattttgcaatctCGAAAATTATTAAAAccactctgaagtcagtaaaccatcaaaaatactaaatgttgtacttttactttgttatagtaatttatagagggtttttttcttcataaaaacacacaattcaaatggtTAGGAagtaaaagattgtatttttatggattaaaacagatctggtcattattagttttaatgatgtattataatctgcttagagctagtgttcataaactcataattcatctctaatatatatttttaatttaatgtgaaaacatctccttcaaactactggatttattctagtttatcaccaacaatTCATTCTAGAGATtccatgtgaacacatcatgacaacgttataatttaccttcgaCCAATACtcataaacacagattggttgtttacattgtaacattatcagagatcagagactagaaaagcataaatcaagtcctgatctcatgttttactgactattggaggataacgatcgtcagtaaactTTATTGATTGAAGAACCATGAGGAGGATCAGTACGGATCGACAACGGTCCGTTACACAACTTTTAGTGTAAATCAATGGGGAGAATACAAACCATTAAATTATTACCATTAAGAATAAAAGAATatgatctgtgttttttctttttgccctcAGGTGTCAAACTACCTCCCGTCCATCAGCGCCGCTATCAGCCGCGTTCCGGAGCGTTACATCTGGCGCTGCTGCGTCGGACTGCACTCGGCGCCGCGCTACCTGGTGTCCGCCGCTTATTTCAGCTTCTACCGCGGACGCTTCGCCAAGAGGCTGCCGGAGCTGCTGCTGAGCGGGCTGGCTCTCCTCTGCAGCCTCGCAGAAAACAccggcctgctgctgctcacatACGTGTCGTCCACCGAAACCTACAGTGAGTACGGCCGCCCGCCAGAGAGCCAGCTCAGCCAGGGGTCAGGGCTCAAAGCACCAGAGTACCGCTTTTATTTGTACGTATCTGGAAAGAGAATCAGCTTCTATGAGCTCGTCctgtttgtgctgctgcagacTGATGGATAGTGGAGCAACGGATCATAACATTTAACAAGAAACTAGAAAAATAacgcaaatataacttttagagatccacGATCACGCTTTTTTGCCAAATACTGATTGCCGATCATCGATGCTCCATTGgtagatacagatccctttttcttgttgttttgttttgttatagcagctggactattttatttaattttttaccaCCAACCCAGAATCATTTCAAACACTCTGAAATCAGTGTAAGCTatcaaaaactaaatgttatcctcttactttgttatagtattgttataaaacacacagttcaaatgataaggaaataaaagattgtattaaATCAAATCTAGTcgttagtagttttaatgatgtgttataatcttagagctagtgttaataagttaaacatcataattcatctctgatatctattttatattaatgtgaaaacatcttcaaactactggatttattctagttcatcaccaacactacattttacagattacatgtgaacacatcatgataacgttataatttactcattttaactgaacggagcctgaatgcatcaaaatgtaactgaattgagttagcggtgctgctaacctTACTAGGTTACTAGGGAGGAGGTCCTTAAAGTCTTTTTATACTATTAGTAGTATTGTTGGAAAAGTGGTACAAAAAAAGTGCAGAGAAGTAGATAAACACATAAACgactaaataaattataaaaagtaagaaaaaaaacaaagggggAGGCTAAGTGGTAATATAGGACACATATCTATCtacacatgaatacacattaTACTTTACATATGCACAAATATCcctaaatacatatatataatatcaaataaaagaaattaaagaaatatctttaaatagattaatattatgtacaggtgtgtgtgtgagtgtgagtgaagGTTGGTATTCCTGACGTCTCTTAATCTTAATTGAAAGTGTTAACAGCCCGTTTGTGTCCGCAGGTGTTCATAAACACGGTTTCATCGTGTTCATCGTGAGCTCGCTGCTGCACATGCTCATTACGTGCCGCCTGTGGCAGGTGATCAGGAGACACTATGAGAACCCAGAGGTAAACACCGGAAGTTTCTGTGGCCGAGGCCCCTGATGTGTGTGCACGCCTTACGTTGAATCATCTGGACGCTTCATAACTGTTTGGAATACAAATAGCGATGACAGCCTTTCAGATCTGTCGTTATTCTTGCACATgaagtctttaaaaaacatgttttagccgtaaaaaaaaaaaaaaagaaataaatagggatattatttaattttttatttattatttaagcaGCTAAAACCCTGTATTTTGTCAGATTCTGTACAGGTTCTTCACAAACCTTCACACCAACCATCTGCAGTGCTGAGTTTCACCTGCAGAGGACGCCAGAGAGCTAAATATCCACCTCATGAGCACAGAGCAGGTCTCCTTTAATCCAGATTTATTCAGACCGACAAGACTCTTGTGGTCCTTGAAGAGTGCTTGAGGACACTCCCTAATAATTGAAAAGGTGCTTGAGGGGTTCTAATGGTCCTTTAGGAGGATTTGTGGCCCTTTTGTAGCTCAGTTTTGTTTGTTCAAAGACGTTTTACTGGTGGAGGAGTTTTTGGGGGTCTTTTTCATGGTTCTAAAAGTGCTAAAGGAGGCTTTTAGCTGACTTCAAAAAGGTTTGGATGTCCTTGAAGATATTCAAGGATTACTTGAAGACATTCTAGGAAGTACCAGGGGTGCTTCAGTGTTCCTTGAAGAGGATTCTATGATATTTTGAGGAGTTCTCTGGGTCCTTGTGGTGGTTTAAGAGTGCTTGAATAGGATTTAGGAGTTTAGGAGAGGATTCAAGAGTGCCTCAAAGAGGTCCAATGGTCCTTGAAGAGGTTCTTTGGGTTCTCAAGGAGGACAATGGGGTTCCTGAGGTGGTTTTGATGCCCTCTTTGAGGTTCTTGTGGACCCTGGAGATGGTTAATGGTGTTTTTAGGGATTCTTGAGGAGATTTTGTGGTACCTGATTGCATGAGGACATTCTAGGAAGTAGCGGTGCTTCAGGGGTCCTTGAAGAGGATTTAGGAGTTGAGGGGAGGATTCAAGAGTGCTTGAAGAGGACCAATGTGCTGGAGGAGGATCGTGTGGGTTCTAAGGTGGTTTAAGTGTCCTCTTTGAGGTTCTAGTGGACCGAGAAGAGTGTCAATAGTGCTTGAATTGTCCTCAAGTCAACCCTAGTGGTCATTAAGGATGATTTGGGAAATTCTGAAAAGGTTCTGTTGGTCCTTGAGTGTTCATGGAGGTTTTTAGGGATCCTTGTGGGGATTTGGAGGTTCTTGAAGTGACCAAGGGGTTCCTTGTGGTGGTTTAAGGAAggttttttagtgtttttgagGAGCTTGTGGAGCCAGAGAAGGGCTTTAGGGATGTGTCAGGAGGTTTCTGGGATAATTGAAGAGGTTCAAGGATTACTTAAGACATTCTAGGAAGTACCAAGGTTGCTTCAGTGGTGCTTTAAGAGGATTGAGGAGTTGAGGAGAGGATATAAGAGTGCTTGAAGAGGTCCAGTGGTCATTAAAGATCTTCACTTTGTCCCCAGAGATTCTTGAGGAGGTTCAATGATATTTTAGGAGGCGTTGTGGTCTTGAAGAAGAGCAGGAGGTCCTTGAGGAGGTCTCTTTCCCACATACAGCCACCAACTGAcgtattattgttttaaacaaagACGATAAGGTTTTTATATCAACAGCATGGCATTAAAACATTTGGATACCGCTCGGCAGGTCGTGTTCTCCCGTCGAGCAGGAAACGGATGAATAAGTTCCAGATTTAACTTCTGTCTGAACGTTATTTCGGTGCTTCCCTGTTTCACTCAGCAGTTGCAGCACTTAAACTCTGATCTTCCTGTTCGCTCGCATCATGTGACTGCCGAGCTTCCAGGAATCCTTCACCAGCTGAGTCAAAGGGAGCCGCctcttattttaatatttaataatgtcgGGGTTCCCACACATCCTGGAGAACCTCAGGCTTTCGTCACAGTAAATATCTGTATATGAATggatagaggaggaggatgagacaTCAAGACTCAGTAATTATCATTAAGTGAATTAAAAGTATGCCGAATTATCTATAAGCAGCTCCTGTTTGCAGTCAATTTGTAAATGAACAGACAACAAGCACTTGAtcactttgatactgaagaaaacttaaaacCATCAGGATTCTCAGGCGTCCTTTTTCTAGGATCTCTGAGTGGATTCATGGAACTTTTCTTTTGTGATGCTGAATAAAAGGGcgacagtgtttttttgtttttcctgacaAAAGTGTTGGTTGTTACAGAACCAAAGCATCACCAGATAACAGATTTAAATTATGAATCCATTAAGTCATTCACAGACAATTAACCGTCAACTATCTTGATAATCGATTCATTTAAATGCCAAATATTCAACACAGTTAATTTTCTGctttgttcatttatatttatattatataatatgtttgggtgttggttggacaaaacaacatATCTTTGGCTCTGTGACATTACTAATCATGCTAACACGCACCAAATATTCAATCTTTCCCTTATTCCAATaaagacaatattcctaatTATCTGTTTACAAGGCTAATTGAAAATTGATATTCCCGTTTACATTACATGTTTTAATCTGAAAATTATCCAATCAAAATAAGAActaattcagaatatccaaacaTAATATGAAGTTTACATGAAGCATATCAAAATCtgaataatttgaatatattcagaatattaatattcatgtatGGTATCAGTCAAGGAGTCCCGGttaatttattgttaatatgcaacacagggatgcaaaCGAGCTTCAGTTGTCCTTTTGTTCCACAACAAACACGTGACAAACAAAACGGTAGTTCAGGAATGCAACAAGGACCgttctctgggcagataataagGCCGACGTCTTAAGAGTAAAAATTCaacaagaggaaagaaaacgTTGAGAcaataatttgcattttaattcatAATGAAAACCTGATTGTCATGATCACAAGAAACCAGCTTCTCGTGGTTAATCTCTAAATCTAACGCCTTTaagtcctctctctctgtctcaagGAGAAGACGTCATTTCGCTGGAAGCTGCGTCTCTTCCTGTTTAACGTCAGCTGTTGTCTGGCCGCCGCATACTTCTTCAGACGCCACAACAAGTACTGTGAAACGGGAGGTGAGCGTTTGTAAAGCCCCGCTGTGATTGTTTACATGGGGGGGGTGATTTCTCCTCTGACCTCATcgctctctgctctctccagTCTACACCCTGTTCGCCCTCTCCGAATACCTGGTGGTTTTCTCCAACATGGCGTTCCACATGACGGCCTTCTGGGACTTCGGGTGCAAAGAGGTGATCGTGGCCACGCCCCCCGAGGACAAACGGTTCTGAGCGGCGACCTCGCCTGTGGACTGTTTTCTTGAGAACAGGTGAAGGAACTCTTTAAAGGCGCCGTGCAGCCTCCTGAACGTTACGATATAGTGATGTCAGAGAATAAACGTTTTTTATTCTTCCAGCAACCCGTGAGTTCTTCAAACTTCTGGGGAAGAGTCGTGACGTCGTGTTGGTGATACGTTTAAAGTTTTAATCATCTTTAGCAAGATttgaagggattttttttttttaaatcctgtacTGCgtctataaaaacacagactgtatataaggagtggacgtagtcgtcgtgacgtcactcattggtttgagGACTGACGTTTTTAAGCCTCGAGTTCGGGATTTCGCCGTCGgcgtgttttttttgcaaccagtgaacaggaagtgaccatatctggactgaggaggagtgacgtagagacgccgtatacgtctctggtgtcgacctgtcaatcattgtgcagccccgccctaaagcatcccctgctttatggtctgtttgactctaaatggagcatcatttactaaatgaacatcatgctgtattgaagaagacttgaaactagagattgagaccataaactcatgtttacaatgtttactgagggaataaatcaagagagaagtagagtcattttctcatagacttctatacaaccagaggagtcgccccctggtggacagcagagagaatgcagctttaagacatgaagcactgacttcactttaaagaagcAGAGGTTGCCGTCTGGTCTAAAACTATTATGTTTAATGTTGTGTGACCACAAAAgccttataaaaaaaaatgtattaagaaCTATTGGTGAAAGAATATGAAATTAGATGTTCATTTTGGTGCCAAAGTTTGATTCCTGGTTCTGCAGTCAGAATTCAGTCTGTAAAAAGAGTACAGATTATTCAGCTCTATTTTAGGGTCAGctttatcatttctttttttctttttcatttcacagcaAATTTACCACAGCATTTAGAGCCTGAGCTGGTTAGCAATGCCAGCCCCAAGTGCAATCAAACAATGTGCGTTAAACTGgataaaaagtcagtttataAAAGCTTCTGTCAGACGCTGCACAAAGAGACAGGCGAACAAATGAAACGCAGCTTTACATTGATTAAAATTACAGATTTGTCAGGTTTAAAATTGTGGAAACATTTGGGATAATGTAagtacacaactacacaacatATATAACAAAGTTCTTGTCGTTTTAGACgttttaatattattgtaatgttatcccttttaaaaaggttaaattaaGATCTTAAAGTCGGTCAAATGGTGATGAAACTGCATGAAAAGGTTTAACAGAAGGAGGACGAACAGAAAGATtagcaaacaacaaaaatttAAAGTGCACAACAAAAACTTTTCAGGAGAAAAACTAAAGgaaattttgattttgtttgttggaAATAAAGAAGGGATTTCAGTATGTGTGCTGACTCTATGAGCTTGATTTAGGATCAAAAGTTTGACATTCATTCCCAacaatttttctttattctcaaatgtattcccaaaatgtcaaacaaatctTCTTTTTGCACTAAAACGGAAAGTTCTAACTTTATTGTCAACATTTAGACTTTATTCTCTAAACTTTATTCTCTcccataaaaatgtaaatgactgaAATTTAACTAAAATgaatctttgttttctttaaaagacTAAAACTAATTCAGAATCTGGTGCCAAAGTGAACACTGTAGTAAGCTGGAGATGATTTGTAGAGCTACGGTTAATAACTAACATAACACATCCTGCAtgtgtttcaaaataaatgcatttgaaagTAAAGGTCTTTTATTGTGATGTGACCTAAAAAGGTGCTAGTGAGGTAATCT from Anoplopoma fimbria isolate UVic2021 breed Golden Eagle Sablefish chromosome 24, Afim_UVic_2022, whole genome shotgun sequence includes the following:
- the pgap2 gene encoding post-GPI attachment to proteins factor 2, with the translated sequence MLQGPYGSLDRDRDRPLIRLPFTSFAVGTVLLPLTGFIACIFISLVYHFEDATYTHCHVSNYLPSISAAISRVPERYIWRCCVGLHSAPRYLVSAAYFSFYRGRFAKRLPELLLSGLALLCSLAENTGLLLLTYVSSTETYSVHKHGFIVFIVSSLLHMLITCRLWQVIRRHYENPEEKTSFRWKLRLFLFNVSCCLAAAYFFRRHNKYCETGVYTLFALSEYLVVFSNMAFHMTAFWDFGCKEVIVATPPEDKRF